A single genomic interval of Bernardetia sp. harbors:
- a CDS encoding DUF427 domain-containing protein, with protein sequence MKAIWNGQVIAESDNTIQIEGNHYFPADAVKKEFLKESDHKSICPWKGTASYYSLEVDGEENKNAVWYYPNTKDAAKEIEGRLA encoded by the coding sequence ATGAAAGCGATATGGAACGGGCAAGTTATTGCAGAAAGTGATAACACTATTCAGATAGAAGGCAATCATTATTTTCCTGCTGATGCAGTAAAGAAAGAATTTTTGAAAGAAAGCGACCACAAAAGTATTTGTCCATGGAAGGGAACGGCTTCTTACTACTCGTTAGAAGTAGATGGAGAGGAAAATAAAAATGCTGTTTGGTATTACCCCAATACAAAAGATGCTGCTAAAGAAATTGAAGGGCGACTAGC